A genomic segment from Glycine soja cultivar W05 chromosome 20, ASM419377v2, whole genome shotgun sequence encodes:
- the LOC114402420 gene encoding uncharacterized protein LOC114402420: protein MNERGKKKKHVREPPSVPFIWEVKPGIPKKDWKPEAEIPITPLKLIASVPFVWEEKPGKPLPNFSVDHPVPSKPLLIHVASSSGFSVACNFGHDDKEKGSLSLSSSDNESITTLDLEAFSFDEDESFISSVPSLLANCLVPSAKVSTAIPLRETTPSSPTSSETDSGTSSYATGLSSPIGATFLECLFPLYPPKSCFLESDENLEKVTSSAQELRKKELDLEDCAGDSVRRPPTLGELIMMSRRRSCRRKAVQMKKWDPPKKITRKQAFGCFSVVTDNNMIEGLLKRKYFPRLKLV, encoded by the exons atgaatgaaagaggaaagaagaagaagcatgtTAGGGAACCACCTTCAGTTCCTTTCATATGGGAAGTAAAGCCAGGCATTCCTAAGAAAGATTGGAAGCCAGAGGCAGAGATCCCTATAACCCCACTCAAACTAATTGCCTCAGTTCCCTTTGTTTGGGAAGAAAAGCCAGGAAAACCCCTTCCCAATTTCTCAGTGGACCACCCAGTGCCTTCAAAGCCATTACTTATTCATGTAGCATCTTCTTCAGGATTTTCTGTTGCATGCAACTTTGGCCATGATGACAAAGAGAAAGGAAGCTTAAGCTTAAGCAGCAGTGACAATGAAAGCATAACTACCTTAGACCTTGAAGCATTTAGCTTTGATGAAGATGAGTCTTTTATTAGTTCAGTTCCCTCATTGCTTGCAAATTGTCTTGTACCATCAGCAAAAGTTTCCACTGCCATTCCACTGAGGGAAACCACCCCATCCTCACCAACCTCCTCAGAGACAGACAGTGGCACAAGCAGCTATGCAACAGGCTTATCAAGTCCAATTGGTGCTACTTTCCTTGAGTGTCTATTTCCTTTGTATCCACCTAAGTCTTGCTTCCTTGAAAGTGATGAGAATTTGGAAAAAGTAACTTCAAGTGCACAAGAACTAAGAAAGAAagagcttgatcttgaagattGTGCCGGTGACTCGGTAAGGAGGCCACCAACACTTGGAGAGCTGATTATGATGAGCCGAAGAAGAAGCTGCAGAAGGAAAGCAGTACAAATGAAAAAATGGGATCCACCAAAG AAAATCACAAGAAAGCAAGCTTTTGGATGCTTCTCCGTTGTAACTGACAACAATATGATTGAAGGGCTGCTAAAGAGAAAGTATTTTCCCAGACTGAAACTGGTATAG